One Solanum lycopersicum chromosome 4, SLM_r2.1 DNA window includes the following coding sequences:
- the LOC138347969 gene encoding protein MAIN-LIKE 2-like, producing the protein MVVKVNPILKTWWKDIQKNQELEANELLGGLTALISVESDRHLIKALLKFWDTERLVFRFRDFELTPTIEEVGGFMGLAYKELELIVPHKPSPRSFLKQMGMCHNPNLLCLKEGWISLEFLYSHFGDEEGHQNFHREFACSSAKSERYRLNAFAVALLGSLVFPREGGTIHTGLCYVVRMLDRGGKTLVPMILAEILRALTACTKGKRYFEGCNFLLQLWAVEHFYQRANKVDIVRGTMGNKIINHPLRMKHFISPVGTEDWFTYLKERSAVEIQWKYYWLKPRRAIIRGNELYFIELIGLNGVQPYAPLRVLRQFGQIQMIPLRSHMSHYGYDFESELPQVNTILRRWKNVITIDVQEHRPFCTPEYYVWLLEDAEHRDLSEGGLPGFGDEKERRWARNLLNTDYDITLEMKKQIVPNIGEQHD; encoded by the coding sequence ATGGTGGTCAAAGTTAATCCCATTTTGAAGACTTGGTGGAAagatatacaaaaaaatcaagagtTAGAAGCGAATGAATTGTTAGGCGGCCTCACTGCTTTGATCTCCGTAGAGTCAGATCGTCACTTAATCAAGGCATTGTTGAAATTCTGGGACACTGAGAGGTTAGTCTTCAGGTTCAGGGATTTTGAGCTAACTCCAACAATAGAAGAAGTTGGAGGATTCATGGGTCTCGCATACAAAGAGTTGGAATTGATTGTTCCACACAAGCCAAGTCCAAGATCTTTTTTGAAGCAAATGGGCATGTGTCATAATCCAAATCTACTTTGTCTGAAAGAAGGTTGGATTTCTTTAGAGTTCTTATATTCACACTTTGGGGATGAGGAAGGTCATCAAAACTTTCATAGGGAATTTGCTTGCTCTTCTGCAAAATCGGAAAGGTATCGTCTTAATGCATTCGCTGTCGCCCTATTAGGCTCATTGGTTTTTCCTAGAGAAGGAGGAACGATCCACACCGGCTTATGTTATGTGGTTCGTATGTTGGATCGAGGTGGGAAAACCTTGGTCCCTATGATACTCGCAGAAATTCTAAGAGCTTTGACTGCATGCACCAAAGGCAAAAGATACTTTGAAGGGTGCAACTTTCTGCTGCAACTTTGGGCCGTCGAACATTTCTACCAAAGAGCTAATAAAGTAGACATCGTCAGAGGGACTATGGGGAACAAAATTATCAACCATCCCCTAAGGATGAAACATTTTATCTCCCCTGTGGGAACAGAGGACTGGTTCACATACCTAAAGGAGCGGTCAGCCGTTGAAATCCAATGGAAGTATTATTGGTTGAAGCCACGACGTGCCATCATAAGAGGAAATGAACTTTACTTCATTGAGCTTATCGGTTTGAACGGTGTGCAACCTTACGCACCACTTCGAGTCCTTCGACAATTCGGACAGATCCAAATGATACCTCTACGATCCCACATGAGCCACTATGGATATGACTTTGAGTCAGAATTACCGCAAGTGAACACCATACTGCGAAGATGGAAGAATGTGATAACTATCGATGTTCAAGAGCACCGACCCTTCTGCACACCTGAATATTATGTATGGCTTTTAGAAGATGCAGAGCATAGAGATTTAAGCGAAGGAGGCCTTCCTGGTTTTGGCgatgaaaaagagagaagatggGCTCGCAACCTCCTCAACACTGATTATGACATTACCCTAGAAATGAAGAAGCAGATTGTGCCTAACATTGGAGAGCAACATGATTAA
- the LOC112941443 gene encoding uncharacterized protein codes for MVDDNSTTERVEASEGGQLHSNLILRLERKISQLEEEIANMRDLAKLSISLGTQFGENIDNPPNQTVTPDNPPIHISPPEPIRPKAFPPPHAQNTQFPFHHYYQHTKPTVPETTPNTNIPHTFGNNNPNPIYVETAPLTHDLHESESHQKDILIKTLTERLDNLTNRVQHVEGNKRLGGLGYEDLCMHPDVELPEGYKLPKFETFNGIGDPKAHLRMYCDKLVGVGRDERILMKLFMRSLTGEALSWYIEQDSRKWIKWVDMATDFMNRFGFNIENAPDWFYIQNLKKKPSESFREYA; via the coding sequence ATGGTTGACGACAACAGCACCACTGAAAGGGTAGAAGCTTCTGAGGGAGGACAACTGCATAGTAATCTTATCCTAAGACTCGAGCGCAAGATTTCGCAACTGGAAGAAGAGATAGCCAACATGCGTGATTTGGCCAAGTTGTCTATCTCTCTTGGAACCCAATTTGGAGAAAACATAGACAATCCTCCTAATCAAACAGTCACGCCAGACAATCCTCCGATCCATATATCCCCACCTGAACCCATTCGTCCAAAGGCCTTTCCACCACCCCACGCACAAAATACCCAATTTCCATTTCACCACTATTACCAACATACCAAACCAACTGTCCCAGAAACAACCCCAAACACAAATATCCCACATACTTTTGGGAACAACAATCCCAATCCCATATACGTTGAAACTGCCCCTCTGACTCATGACCTCCATGAGTCAGAGTCCCATCAGAAAGACATCTTAATAAAAACCCTGACTGAGAGATTAGACAACTTGACCAACAGGGTACAACACGTGGAAGGAAACAAAAGGTTGGGAGGATTGGGCTATGAGGATCTGTGCATGCATCCTGATGTGGAACTGCCCGAAGGATACAAGCTTCCGAAGTTTGAGACGTTCAATGGCATTGGGGATCCCAAAGCCCATCTACGAATGTATTGCGACAAACTTGTAGGGGTGGGGAGAGATGAGAGGATACTCATGAAGTTGTTCATGAGGAGTCTTACTGGGGAGGCCCTATCATGGTACATTGAGCAAGACTCGCGGAAATGGATAAAATGGGTTGATATGGCAACTGACTTCATGAATAGGTTTGGTTTCAATATTGAAAATGCGCCTGATTGGTTTTACATTCAGAACCTAAAGAAGAAACCGAGTGAATCCTTCAGAGAATATGCATAA